A portion of the Kribbella jejuensis genome contains these proteins:
- a CDS encoding HD domain-containing protein, whose product MRSGLIGSPEWVARTGGALGVWDQVRFGAQAVRQELRPRPRGAGAVLDAGRLPPSSIVAQRIDEYARTTLPDPLLEHSVRSWLWGCLLAELDRIEYDEERLYVAALLHDVGLVNRPGPDAACFAVHGARVARGVVSDAGGSEDFATVVADAIAAHFNVEVPLSWGPEAHLLHAGTHLDVVGRRISELARSTVADVHAQAPRTDFPDHFRTVVREEATQRPKSRAAVLWRLGMQRSIHRFHNGAW is encoded by the coding sequence GTGAGGTCCGGCCTGATTGGTTCGCCCGAGTGGGTCGCGCGTACGGGTGGGGCGTTGGGCGTGTGGGACCAGGTCAGGTTCGGGGCGCAGGCGGTGCGCCAGGAGTTGCGGCCACGTCCGCGCGGTGCCGGCGCCGTACTGGATGCGGGTCGGCTGCCGCCGTCGTCGATAGTTGCCCAGCGCATCGATGAGTACGCGCGGACCACGTTGCCGGATCCGCTACTGGAACACAGTGTCCGGTCCTGGTTGTGGGGCTGTCTGCTCGCCGAGCTGGACCGGATCGAGTACGACGAGGAGCGCCTGTACGTCGCTGCGCTGCTGCACGATGTGGGCCTGGTGAACCGACCCGGACCGGACGCTGCGTGCTTCGCCGTCCACGGTGCCCGGGTCGCGCGCGGTGTGGTGAGCGACGCGGGCGGATCGGAGGATTTCGCGACCGTCGTGGCCGATGCGATCGCGGCCCACTTCAACGTCGAGGTCCCGCTGTCGTGGGGCCCGGAAGCACATCTGCTCCACGCGGGCACCCATCTCGATGTGGTCGGACGACGAATCTCGGAGCTCGCGCGCAGCACGGTCGCCGACGTTCACGCCCAGGCTCCGCGGACCGACTTCCCGGACCACTTCCGCACCGTAGTGCGCGAGGAAGCGACCCAGCGCCCCAAGTCGCGCGCCGCCGTGCTGTGGCGGCTGGGAATGCAACGGTCGATCCACCGTTTCCACAACGGTGCATGGTGA
- a CDS encoding carbohydrate ABC transporter permease: MISRTERLLNHTVLAFVSILVLFPVVWFFFTALSPNQGGQLDFGNLHWGNFGTAWRLGGFGHAMLASAVITIGAVTGQTVLAILSGFAFGVLGVAGQRVIFPVVLLGLMISAEVFIVPLYYTFQSLGLTNSWLGLIIIQIGMGVPFGTFWMRATFRAVPVSLVEAAEMDGARAWRILWQILLPISRPAVLTLALLSFMWTWNDFFLSLIFIADPSIQPATLALGVFQGRHSVDVNLLAAGSLIVALPVLVLYAFFQRHFIRGVLNGALKE; encoded by the coding sequence ATGATCTCGCGCACCGAGCGGCTCCTCAACCACACCGTCCTGGCGTTCGTCTCGATCCTCGTCCTGTTCCCCGTGGTCTGGTTCTTCTTCACCGCACTCAGCCCGAACCAAGGAGGCCAGCTCGACTTCGGCAACCTGCACTGGGGAAACTTCGGTACGGCGTGGAGACTCGGCGGATTCGGCCACGCGATGCTCGCGTCCGCGGTCATCACGATCGGCGCGGTCACCGGGCAGACGGTCCTGGCGATCCTGTCGGGCTTCGCGTTCGGCGTCCTCGGCGTCGCCGGCCAGAGGGTGATCTTCCCGGTCGTCCTGCTCGGGCTGATGATCTCGGCCGAGGTCTTCATCGTCCCGCTCTACTACACGTTCCAGTCCCTCGGGCTGACGAACTCGTGGCTCGGGCTGATCATCATCCAGATCGGCATGGGCGTCCCGTTCGGCACGTTCTGGATGCGCGCCACGTTCCGCGCCGTACCGGTCTCGCTGGTCGAAGCCGCCGAGATGGACGGCGCCCGCGCCTGGCGGATCCTCTGGCAGATCCTGCTGCCGATCTCCCGGCCCGCGGTGCTGACACTCGCGCTGCTGTCGTTCATGTGGACGTGGAACGACTTCTTCCTGTCGCTGATCTTCATCGCCGACCCGTCGATCCAGCCGGCCACGCTCGCGCTCGGCGTCTTCCAGGGGCGGCACAGCGTCGACGTGAACCTGCTCGCGGCCGGCTCGCTCATCGTCGCCCTGCCCGTCCTGGTGCTCTACGCCTTCTTCCAGCGCCACTTCATCCGCGGCGTGCTCAACGGCGCCCTCAAGGAATAG
- a CDS encoding ABC transporter substrate-binding protein, whose translation MTKRHLMGAAAALLATATVLTACAPGGSSSSSSSAKSPSGVSTDVAGDDVTLKVLDFWQNEEGKWMDAVVAGFEKQHPNIKIERTTQDWGQVMNTLNLRLADPNGPDIALVNNGWQSMGTLAKGGRILNLDAYASAYGWKDEIPSTILRQEQFTSDGKQMGSGSVYAVPAARSSLIGLYYNKAALDKLGIAVPKTLADLEKACAAVKAAGQIPIAYGSQDKGSSTAILFGLQDLYSSAKDIGDFVYSSGSVPITSTGITQAATALKKWSDAGWLTPNHQGIPFADSMNNFLAGKGVFQFNYTGSLGFSAAQKQTYGYVQLPQANGDQVVGTGSTVGNLAISAKSKHPDAAAAFLDYMASKATAQASVDHGYLPLLHNDVKQSAPDPELATEIAAQQKLTDSNGFVPYFDWSTPTMLDTLGGQVQLLLAGKSTPDQLAAAGQKDYDAFQAQRAKG comes from the coding sequence ATGACGAAGCGGCACCTGATGGGCGCGGCTGCTGCCCTTCTCGCCACAGCCACAGTGCTGACGGCGTGTGCGCCCGGCGGTTCCAGCTCCAGCTCCAGTTCCGCGAAATCCCCCAGCGGGGTCTCGACCGATGTCGCTGGTGACGACGTCACGTTGAAGGTCCTCGACTTCTGGCAGAACGAAGAAGGCAAGTGGATGGACGCCGTCGTCGCCGGGTTCGAGAAACAACACCCGAACATCAAGATCGAGCGCACCACCCAGGACTGGGGTCAGGTGATGAACACCCTGAACCTCCGGCTCGCCGATCCGAACGGCCCGGACATCGCGCTGGTGAACAACGGCTGGCAGTCGATGGGCACGCTGGCCAAGGGCGGCCGGATCCTGAACCTGGACGCGTACGCGTCGGCGTACGGCTGGAAGGACGAGATCCCGAGCACGATCCTGCGCCAGGAGCAGTTCACGTCCGACGGCAAGCAGATGGGCAGCGGCTCGGTGTACGCCGTTCCGGCCGCGCGCTCCTCGCTGATCGGGCTGTATTACAACAAGGCAGCCCTCGACAAGCTCGGCATCGCCGTACCGAAGACGCTCGCCGACCTGGAGAAGGCGTGTGCCGCGGTCAAGGCGGCCGGCCAGATCCCGATCGCCTACGGGTCGCAGGACAAGGGCAGTTCGACCGCGATCCTGTTCGGGCTGCAGGATCTCTACAGCTCGGCCAAGGACATCGGCGACTTCGTGTACTCCAGCGGCTCGGTACCGATCACGTCCACCGGAATCACCCAGGCCGCCACCGCGCTGAAGAAGTGGAGCGACGCGGGCTGGCTGACACCGAACCACCAGGGCATCCCGTTCGCCGACTCGATGAACAACTTCCTGGCCGGCAAGGGCGTCTTCCAGTTCAACTACACCGGCTCGCTCGGCTTCTCCGCGGCGCAGAAGCAGACGTACGGGTACGTGCAGCTGCCGCAGGCGAACGGCGACCAGGTGGTCGGGACCGGCTCGACGGTCGGCAACCTGGCGATCTCCGCGAAGTCGAAGCACCCCGACGCGGCCGCCGCCTTCCTCGACTACATGGCGAGCAAGGCAACAGCGCAGGCGAGCGTCGACCACGGGTACCTGCCGTTGCTGCACAACGACGTCAAGCAGTCCGCGCCGGACCCCGAGCTCGCGACCGAGATCGCCGCGCAGCAGAAGCTCACCGACAGCAACGGCTTCGTGCCGTACTTCGACTGGTCCACGCCGACGATGCTCGACACCCTCGGCGGCCAGGTCCAGCTGCTGCTGGCCGGCAAGTCCACTCCTGACCAGTTGGCTGCCGCGGGGCAGAAGGATTACGACGCCTTCCAGGCCCAGCGCGCGAAGGGCTGA
- a CDS encoding carbohydrate ABC transporter permease → MSSRQLLPRRAAPAAAVPEGAVGPAARGRRRQSPRARRRRWLGLAFAAPALIMYGFVVVVPIVQSVSYSFYSWDGVSTARFVGLSNYTAFFTDPELGEALAHVLVLVLFFAGLPILLGLLSAALLGRGKLRGAGLYRWLLFLPQVLTSVVVAVIWKRIYGPNGPLNSALRAVGLGDLARNWLGDFTWALPSLGVIGTWTALGLCMVLFVAGVAAIPNELYEQARLDGASPVKEFLAITLPALRGQLAVALTLTVTGALRAFDLVWVTTQGGPGTSTTTPALLLYRKAFLNPDVGMAAAIGIVLAIICLLVALIITRLSEENA, encoded by the coding sequence ATGAGTTCCCGTCAGCTCCTGCCCCGGCGGGCGGCCCCGGCTGCCGCCGTGCCGGAGGGCGCCGTCGGTCCCGCTGCCCGCGGTCGGCGGCGGCAGTCGCCCCGCGCCCGCAGACGACGGTGGCTCGGCCTCGCATTCGCAGCCCCGGCGTTGATCATGTACGGCTTCGTGGTCGTCGTACCGATCGTGCAGAGCGTGAGCTACTCGTTCTACAGCTGGGACGGCGTGTCCACCGCGCGGTTCGTTGGCCTGAGCAACTACACGGCGTTCTTCACCGATCCCGAACTCGGCGAGGCGTTGGCGCACGTCCTCGTACTGGTGCTGTTCTTCGCCGGCTTGCCGATCCTGCTGGGACTCCTGTCCGCGGCCCTCCTCGGCCGCGGCAAGCTCCGCGGGGCTGGGCTCTACCGCTGGCTGCTGTTCCTCCCGCAAGTGCTCACCAGCGTCGTGGTCGCGGTCATCTGGAAACGGATCTACGGCCCGAACGGCCCGCTCAACAGCGCCTTGCGTGCGGTCGGTCTCGGCGACCTCGCCCGGAACTGGCTCGGCGACTTCACCTGGGCGCTTCCCTCCCTCGGCGTGATCGGCACCTGGACGGCACTCGGCCTGTGCATGGTGCTGTTCGTCGCCGGCGTCGCCGCGATCCCCAACGAGCTGTACGAACAGGCGCGCCTCGACGGAGCGAGTCCGGTCAAGGAGTTCCTCGCGATCACGCTGCCCGCACTGCGCGGTCAGCTGGCTGTCGCGCTCACGCTCACCGTCACCGGCGCGCTCCGGGCCTTCGACCTCGTCTGGGTCACCACCCAAGGCGGACCCGGTACGTCGACCACGACCCCGGCTCTGCTGCTCTACCGCAAAGCCTTCCTCAACCCGGACGTGGGCATGGCGGCCGCGATCGGCATCGTGCTGGCGATCATCTGCCTGCTCGTTGCCTTGATCATCACGCGATTGTCCGAGGAGAACGCATGA
- a CDS encoding TIGR01777 family oxidoreductase has product MGLTESVVVQAPRDEVFAWYARPGAVVRLTPPWMPVRVVQEATDLADGTAVLGFPLGLRWVARHRGARPPERFVDVLESAPLTWAVRWRHTHDFEEVTPGTTRVIDRIDSNVPALLLRSMVAYRHRQFADDLAALHRATEAGMRPMTVAMTGSHGTIGTALGALLTTSGHRVVRLVRGQAKGPDERVWDVDAPAPTLLEGVDAVVHLAGASIGGRFTPAHRRAVRDSRIGPTTALARLAADTGLKAFVSASAIGYYGADRGDELLSESAGRGEGFLADVVEDWENATRPAAAGGVRVVNIRTGLVQTPAGGVLRLQFPLFAAGLGGPLGSGRQWQSWIGIDDLADIYHRALYDDALSGPVNAVAPEPVRNEEYAKTLARLLHRPALLRVPAFAPRVLLGQEGTDELALASQRVVPTRLSDLDHTFRHPDLEPALRHLLGR; this is encoded by the coding sequence ATGGGGCTGACGGAGAGCGTGGTCGTGCAGGCGCCGCGGGACGAGGTCTTCGCTTGGTATGCGCGGCCGGGAGCGGTGGTGCGGTTGACGCCGCCGTGGATGCCGGTGCGGGTGGTTCAGGAGGCGACCGATCTCGCCGACGGGACCGCTGTGCTCGGGTTTCCGTTGGGGTTGCGGTGGGTGGCGCGGCATCGGGGAGCGCGGCCGCCGGAGCGGTTCGTCGACGTCCTCGAGTCGGCGCCGTTGACGTGGGCGGTGCGGTGGCGGCATACGCACGACTTCGAGGAAGTGACGCCGGGGACGACCCGGGTGATCGATCGGATCGACAGCAACGTGCCGGCGCTGTTGCTGCGGTCGATGGTGGCGTACCGGCATCGGCAGTTCGCGGACGATCTGGCGGCGCTGCATCGCGCGACCGAGGCCGGGATGCGGCCGATGACGGTGGCGATGACCGGCAGCCACGGCACGATCGGTACGGCGTTGGGCGCGCTGCTCACGACCAGCGGACACCGGGTGGTTCGGCTGGTCCGGGGGCAGGCGAAGGGGCCGGACGAGCGGGTCTGGGACGTCGACGCGCCGGCGCCGACGCTGCTGGAAGGTGTGGACGCCGTCGTTCACCTGGCCGGTGCCTCGATCGGCGGCCGGTTCACTCCGGCGCATCGTCGAGCTGTCAGGGACTCCCGGATCGGACCCACCACGGCGCTGGCGCGGCTCGCCGCGGATACCGGACTCAAAGCCTTCGTGTCGGCCTCCGCGATCGGGTATTACGGCGCGGATCGCGGCGACGAACTGCTGTCCGAGTCCGCCGGCCGCGGCGAAGGGTTCCTCGCCGACGTCGTGGAGGACTGGGAGAACGCGACCCGTCCCGCCGCGGCCGGTGGTGTCCGCGTGGTCAACATCCGTACCGGCCTGGTCCAGACACCCGCAGGCGGCGTACTGCGGCTCCAGTTCCCGCTGTTCGCAGCCGGGCTGGGCGGTCCACTGGGATCCGGACGCCAATGGCAGTCGTGGATCGGCATCGACGACCTCGCCGACATCTACCACCGGGCCCTGTACGACGATGCCCTGAGCGGTCCGGTCAACGCCGTCGCGCCGGAGCCGGTCCGCAACGAGGAGTACGCCAAGACGCTGGCCCGGCTTCTGCATCGCCCGGCCCTCCTGCGAGTGCCTGCCTTCGCGCCTCGCGTGCTACTCGGTCAAGAAGGCACCGACGAACTTGCTCTCGCCTCGCAACGGGTCGTACCCACCCGCTTGAGCGACCTCGATCACACGTTCCGCCACCCCGACCTGGAGCCCGCCCTCCGGCACCTCCTCGGGCGCTGA
- a CDS encoding 6-phosphogluconolactonase, which translates to MHVPPEVHDSADQVGLLAAADLAAGIESAAAAGRSFVLGCPSGRSPLRTYAHLAELVAQRNLDLSHVIIALMDEYVARTADGFRPVDAGLPHSCVGFGRRQILAPLNAAASPEHRIPEDNLWYPDPAAEPGAYDAALAAAGGIDIFLLASGASDGHIALNPPGTPADSVTRVVELGEQTRRDNLQTFPSFRQLDDVPRYGVTVGTATIRDLSRAVVMVVTGAHKQVTVQRVAAADSYEPDWPATVLCDCSSPRFLADRAAAALLPAAS; encoded by the coding sequence ATGCACGTGCCGCCCGAAGTCCACGACAGCGCCGACCAGGTCGGCCTGCTCGCGGCCGCGGACCTTGCCGCCGGCATCGAATCCGCCGCGGCAGCGGGCCGGTCGTTCGTGCTCGGCTGCCCGAGCGGCCGCAGCCCACTGCGAACCTACGCGCACCTCGCCGAGCTGGTTGCCCAGCGCAACCTCGACCTCAGCCACGTGATCATCGCGCTGATGGACGAGTACGTCGCCCGCACCGCCGACGGGTTCCGGCCGGTCGACGCCGGACTGCCGCACAGCTGTGTCGGCTTCGGGCGCCGGCAGATCCTCGCACCGCTGAACGCGGCGGCGAGCCCGGAACACCGGATCCCGGAGGACAATCTGTGGTACCCCGACCCGGCGGCCGAACCGGGCGCGTACGACGCCGCGCTCGCGGCCGCCGGTGGGATCGACATCTTCCTGCTCGCCTCCGGCGCCTCCGACGGGCATATCGCACTGAATCCGCCCGGAACGCCGGCCGACAGCGTCACCCGGGTCGTCGAGCTCGGCGAGCAGACCCGGCGCGACAACCTCCAGACGTTCCCGTCGTTCCGGCAACTCGACGACGTACCGCGGTACGGCGTCACCGTGGGTACCGCCACCATCCGCGACCTGTCCCGGGCAGTCGTCATGGTCGTGACCGGAGCCCACAAACAAGTCACCGTGCAACGCGTCGCCGCCGCGGACTCGTACGAACCGGACTGGCCGGCGACCGTCCTCTGCGACTGCTCCTCCCCCCGATTCCTGGCCGACCGGGCAGCGGCCGCGCTGCTGCCCGCCGCCTCCTGA
- a CDS encoding glycoside hydrolase gives MARIKLAYLGGGSSRAAGTMASLLWHGAEFAGSEIVLIDLDPDHLEVVRSITERMIKAQGLDLTVTATTDRRAGLTDIDALLSSFRPGGFGARALDERIPLKHGIIGQETQGPGGFFMSLRSVNVLKGVVEDLNAVAPDAKIFNYTNPVNIVSQAVTQYSDVSIVSMCEGPIVFPPVVIKAAGLDPERAEVTMAGVNHNCWSTEARYDGEDIMPLLERAWEERKDDPRLGKNSRRALQLAVTMGSIPSDYFNYYYFREEVLREQQGAPKTRSEIIMDAVPGYWDHYREQSTADAPELDPARSRGGIHELELAIDVMSAHYNDTGARLPVNLPNAGGALAGFDESTVVEVWCNVDSKGFHIEPQKPLPHSVLGITQQLAEYQILAAKTGWEGTRKDGIQALLANPLVNNLKVAEELYDEMAAAHAAYLPERLLP, from the coding sequence ATGGCACGCATCAAGCTCGCATACCTCGGCGGCGGCTCCTCCCGGGCGGCCGGCACGATGGCATCGCTGCTCTGGCACGGCGCGGAGTTCGCGGGCTCCGAGATCGTCCTGATCGACCTCGATCCCGACCACCTCGAGGTGGTCCGGTCGATCACCGAACGGATGATCAAGGCGCAGGGCCTCGACCTCACCGTCACCGCGACCACCGACCGGCGGGCCGGCCTGACCGACATCGACGCGCTGCTGTCGAGCTTCCGGCCCGGCGGCTTCGGCGCCCGCGCGCTGGACGAGCGGATCCCGCTCAAGCACGGCATCATCGGCCAGGAGACCCAGGGTCCCGGCGGCTTCTTCATGTCGCTGCGCTCGGTGAACGTTCTCAAGGGCGTGGTCGAGGACCTGAACGCGGTCGCCCCGGACGCGAAGATCTTCAACTACACCAACCCGGTCAACATCGTCTCGCAGGCCGTCACGCAGTACAGCGACGTATCGATCGTGTCGATGTGCGAAGGACCGATCGTGTTCCCGCCGGTCGTGATCAAGGCCGCCGGCCTAGACCCGGAGCGCGCCGAGGTGACGATGGCCGGCGTCAACCACAACTGCTGGAGCACCGAGGCGCGGTACGACGGCGAGGACATCATGCCGCTGCTCGAGCGGGCCTGGGAGGAGCGCAAGGACGACCCGAGGCTCGGCAAGAACTCCCGGCGCGCATTGCAGCTCGCGGTGACGATGGGCTCGATCCCGTCCGACTACTTCAACTACTACTACTTCCGCGAGGAGGTCCTCCGCGAGCAGCAGGGCGCGCCGAAGACCCGCTCCGAGATCATCATGGACGCCGTACCGGGGTACTGGGACCACTACCGCGAGCAGTCCACGGCGGACGCACCGGAGCTCGACCCGGCACGTTCGCGCGGCGGCATCCACGAGCTGGAGCTCGCGATCGACGTGATGAGCGCCCACTACAACGACACCGGCGCCCGGCTGCCGGTCAACCTGCCGAACGCCGGCGGCGCTCTCGCCGGGTTCGACGAGAGTACGGTGGTCGAGGTGTGGTGCAACGTCGACAGCAAGGGCTTCCACATCGAGCCGCAGAAGCCGCTGCCGCACTCGGTTCTCGGCATCACCCAGCAGCTCGCCGAGTACCAGATCCTCGCCGCGAAGACCGGCTGGGAAGGGACCCGCAAGGACGGTATCCAGGCCCTGCTCGCCAACCCTCTCGTGAACAACCTCAAGGTCGCGGAGGAGCTGTACGACGAGATGGCCGCCGCGCACGCCGCGTACCTCCCGGAGCGACTCCTGCCGTGA
- a CDS encoding BadF/BadG/BcrA/BcrD ATPase family protein produces MNDLFLGVDAGNTKTIAAVADRYGNILGWARGGLGDIYGVDDPGEAVTAVLRLVDDALAAAWPGRLVAAAFCLAGVDWPEDTALWTEVLQKRFGPEVRFSVKNDGFALLRCGDPDGVGVAVSLGTGAAIAGRGPTGTEFAFSFWIQHPLGAAGLVDDALHAIFRAHTGLAPETSLSQAIPRFYEAESVEELLHRFTRRANTEGTHLNKSKAARVVLREAERGDLVASGIVDEHAERVAAYVEACADRVGLDERFTLTLGGSVAADNTLRKALLRELGRRLPEVAVTTQHTEPILGTVLDALAEGGVPPTPALRAAVLGGPGQPTAARRD; encoded by the coding sequence GTGAACGACCTCTTCCTCGGCGTCGACGCCGGTAACACCAAGACCATCGCCGCGGTCGCCGACCGGTACGGGAACATCCTGGGCTGGGCACGCGGCGGACTCGGTGACATCTACGGCGTCGACGACCCTGGAGAGGCAGTGACCGCAGTACTCCGGCTCGTCGACGACGCGCTTGCTGCCGCCTGGCCCGGCCGGCTGGTAGCGGCGGCGTTCTGCCTTGCTGGTGTCGACTGGCCGGAGGACACCGCACTCTGGACCGAAGTGCTCCAGAAGCGCTTCGGCCCGGAGGTCAGGTTCTCGGTCAAGAACGACGGGTTCGCGCTGCTGCGTTGCGGTGATCCGGACGGCGTCGGCGTCGCCGTCTCGCTCGGCACCGGTGCGGCGATCGCCGGCCGCGGCCCGACCGGTACGGAGTTCGCCTTCTCGTTCTGGATCCAGCATCCGCTGGGCGCCGCCGGCCTCGTCGACGATGCACTGCACGCGATCTTCCGCGCGCACACCGGCCTTGCGCCTGAAACCTCGCTGTCCCAGGCGATCCCGCGGTTCTACGAGGCCGAGTCGGTCGAGGAGCTGCTGCACCGATTCACCCGGCGCGCAAACACCGAGGGCACCCACCTGAACAAGTCGAAAGCAGCTCGCGTCGTACTCCGCGAGGCCGAGCGCGGTGATCTCGTTGCCTCCGGCATCGTCGACGAGCACGCCGAACGCGTGGCCGCGTACGTCGAAGCCTGCGCCGACCGGGTCGGCCTCGACGAACGGTTCACCCTCACGCTCGGCGGTTCGGTTGCCGCCGACAACACCCTCCGCAAAGCCCTCCTCCGCGAACTGGGCCGCCGACTCCCCGAGGTCGCCGTCACCACCCAACACACGGAGCCCATCCTCGGAACCGTCCTCGACGCCCTCGCCGAGGGCGGCGTACCACCCACACCCGCCCTCCGCGCGGCCGTCCTCGGCGGTCCTGGTCAGCCGACGGCCGCGCGCAGGGATTGA
- the hpnH gene encoding adenosyl-hopene transferase HpnH gives MPLRQSLRLGGYLMKQKLRRREKFPILLELEPLYACNLKCAGCGKIQQTHDWLKKRMSVEQAVAAVEECGAPMVSIAGGEPLMHKEIDEIVRQLLARKKIVFLCTNAVLLPKHLHKFTPHKNFAWMVHIDGLRERHDQSVCKDGVFDEAVAAIKQAQAAGFRVMTNTTFFDTDTPQDVIDVLDYLNDDLHVDNMQISPGFAYEKAPDQEHWLGPEETRQLFRKAFSDGRRKKWRLNHSPLFLDFLEGKIDFDCTAWAIPLYSLKGWQRPCYLMDDGYVATYQELLDETDWNAYGRGRDPRCANCMAHCGYEPTAVVATLGSLRQSLRAAVG, from the coding sequence ATGCCACTGCGGCAGTCGCTCCGCCTGGGCGGATACCTGATGAAGCAGAAGCTCCGGCGCCGGGAGAAGTTCCCGATCCTGCTGGAACTCGAACCGCTGTACGCCTGCAACCTCAAATGCGCGGGCTGCGGCAAGATCCAGCAGACGCACGACTGGCTGAAGAAACGGATGTCGGTCGAACAGGCGGTCGCGGCGGTCGAGGAATGTGGCGCGCCGATGGTGTCGATCGCCGGCGGCGAACCGCTGATGCACAAGGAGATCGACGAGATCGTCCGGCAGTTGCTGGCCCGGAAGAAGATCGTGTTCCTGTGCACCAACGCCGTACTGCTGCCCAAACACCTGCACAAGTTCACGCCGCACAAGAACTTCGCCTGGATGGTGCACATCGACGGGCTGCGCGAGCGGCACGACCAGTCGGTGTGCAAGGACGGCGTGTTCGACGAGGCCGTGGCCGCGATCAAGCAGGCACAGGCGGCGGGGTTCCGGGTGATGACCAACACCACCTTCTTCGACACCGACACCCCGCAGGACGTCATCGACGTCCTCGACTACCTGAACGACGACCTGCATGTCGACAACATGCAGATCTCTCCCGGGTTCGCGTACGAGAAGGCGCCGGACCAGGAGCACTGGCTCGGTCCGGAGGAAACCCGGCAGCTGTTCCGCAAGGCGTTCAGCGACGGCCGGCGGAAGAAGTGGCGGCTGAACCACTCGCCGCTGTTCCTCGACTTCCTGGAAGGCAAGATCGACTTCGACTGTACGGCGTGGGCGATCCCGCTGTACTCGCTGAAAGGCTGGCAACGTCCCTGCTACCTGATGGACGACGGTTACGTTGCGACGTACCAGGAACTCCTCGACGAAACCGACTGGAACGCCTACGGCCGCGGTCGTGACCCACGCTGCGCCAACTGCATGGCCCACTGCGGCTACGAACCGACCGCCGTGGTAGCCACGCTGGGCTCCCTTCGTCAATCCCTGCGCGCGGCCGTCGGCTGA
- a CDS encoding GntR family transcriptional regulator, producing the protein MRTSTVAAGVARQLSDAINRGVYPPGSRLPGERQLAEQLHVSRSTLRAALGDLEHEGRIARSPQRGWFVPSPTVGEPPSTLQSFTEMARLRGLKATAAVLERAPRSATIDEAEKLAIPPGGDVLVLVRLRGMNSTPICVDTNVIPMTIGAPLLDADLTDRSLYEALEELCSVSVYRSAYSVQADAASAETAALLTIPSGNPVLIGREVAYDRAGTPILLGYNTYRGDAYRFEADLYRSV; encoded by the coding sequence ATGAGGACCTCGACCGTGGCCGCCGGTGTCGCCCGCCAGTTGAGCGACGCGATCAACCGCGGCGTCTACCCGCCGGGATCGCGGCTGCCGGGTGAGCGGCAGCTCGCCGAGCAGCTGCACGTGAGCCGCAGTACGCTCCGGGCCGCGCTCGGCGATCTCGAGCACGAGGGCCGGATCGCGCGGTCGCCGCAGCGCGGCTGGTTCGTACCGAGCCCGACTGTCGGCGAACCGCCGAGCACGCTGCAGAGCTTCACCGAGATGGCCCGGCTCCGCGGGCTCAAGGCGACCGCCGCCGTGCTGGAGCGGGCCCCGCGCTCCGCGACCATCGACGAGGCCGAGAAGCTGGCGATACCGCCTGGCGGCGACGTCCTGGTGCTCGTCCGCCTGCGCGGGATGAACTCGACGCCGATCTGCGTCGACACCAACGTCATCCCGATGACGATCGGCGCTCCGCTCCTCGACGCCGACCTGACCGACCGCTCGCTGTACGAGGCCCTCGAGGAGCTGTGCTCCGTGTCGGTCTACCGCAGCGCGTACTCGGTCCAGGCCGACGCCGCGTCCGCCGAAACCGCCGCCCTGCTGACCATCCCGTCCGGCAACCCGGTCCTGATCGGCCGCGAGGTCGCCTACGACCGGGCCGGCACACCGATTCTCCTTGGGTACAACACCTATCGAGGCGACGCCTACCGCTTCGAAGCAGACCTCTACCGTTCGGTCTGA